In a single window of the Sander lucioperca isolate FBNREF2018 chromosome 19, SLUC_FBN_1.2, whole genome shotgun sequence genome:
- the ppp1r13bb gene encoding protein phosphatase 1, regulatory subunit 13Bb isoform X5, with amino-acid sequence MGRRNLVRAVGISRVMILTVYLSDGEQAVTEVPITPETTCRDVVEFCKEPGESGCHLAEVWRGNERAIPFEHMMYEHLQKWGPRKQEVKFFLRHEDSPTESSDQGSQQSQDQTSRRSGNTGEKHNENGVGNQRVELTLSELQEMATRQQQQIEAQQQMLVAKEQRLRYLKQQERRQQQNVSESEKLQRLKDRVESQEAKLKKIRAMRGQVDYSKVINGNLSAEIEQVSSLFQEKQAELQSAVLRVEQLSLQLEDLRRGKLNGIQTALGGQVTGAAALELRKLYQELQIRNKLNQEQNSKLKQQKDLLNKRNMEVTLMDKRISELRERLYKKRAEARQKENLPLNRANGPPSPQPAPGTLGRVAAVGPYIQVPVPGRQEGGYTIPPDPLKPQALGVNNTANQGRTKSDGVRKPPGPWKVSDLDIVVDPVPPSLPELQPGTGASTGSDGTSPNDTGWPTLGKTTTSLKPPERRDSGTDTQGKSPPSGSPVTPSAEKVLDPKMTVSSPAISKPQPPPYGSHLTSANSASSLDRRKDVPPPRPLPNPPAPAWPRVPASTGSSSQQIQQRISVPPSPTFQPNAPLFPPGLSERLDPPPAVAVRPFIPDRGSRPQSPRKGPPTMNSSSIYHMYLQQAAPKSQPLKPALKAVYGKPVLPPSSTPPSPLPFAPAGGAFPLLQGHLSGEDTLDGEFDDHEYFQHPEPLAPPPSVENIPRPLSPTKLTPMVHSPLRYQSDIDLEVLRKKLANAPRPLKKRSSITEPEGPSGPNIQKLLYQRFNTLAGGIEGNGVSGSGSGNGAGNGTPFYQPANPPAYLGGDSVADTDNGNLPSETPLPPPPGGQELGSEAPPPSTDANDNEPLPSPPELDPAEAEEAEEDDNNNNVGSSEASLPSPVLEVTTPEESGKVVSQALEKRTNLKKPNSERTGHGFRVKFNPLALLLDASLEGEFDLVQRIIYEVCHDCVENPSTANDEGITPLHNAVCAGHHHIVKFLLDFGVNVNAADSDGWTPLHCAASCNSVHLCKLLVESGAAIFASTISDVETAADKCEEMEEGYIQCSQFLYGVQEKLGVMNKGTVYALWDYKTQNQDELAFSEGDAITILRRQDDSETEWWWARLEDNEGYVPRNLLGLYPRIKPRQRSLA; translated from the exons ATGGGCAGACGCAACTTAGTGAGGGCGGTTGGTATTTCTCGAGTG atgatattaacggTGTACCTCAGCGATGGGGAACAGGCTGTGACTGAGGTGCCCATCACCCCTGAGACGACGTGCCGCGATGTTGTCGAGTTCTGCAAGGAGCCCGGCGAGAGCGGCTGCCACCTGGCTGAGGTCTGGAGAGGCAACG AGCGAGCGATTCCCTTCGAGCACATGATGTATGAACATCTGCAGAAATGGGGGCCTCGGAAACAAGAAGTCAAGTTCTTCCTCCGGCATGAAGATTCGCCAACGGAGAGCAGTGATCAAG GGAGTCAGCAGTCTCAGGATCAGACGAGTCGCAGAAGTGgaaacactggagagaagcACAATGAGAACGGG gtgGGGAATCAGCGTGTGGAGCTCACGCTGTCAGAGCTGCAGGAGATGGCCAcgcggcagcagcagcaaatcGAGGCTCAGCAGCAGATGCTCGTCGCAAAG GAGCAACGTTTGCGTTACCTGAAGCAGCAGGAGCGGCGTCAGCAGCAAAACGTTTCAGAGAGCGAGAAGCTGCAGAGGCTGAAAGACCGCGTGGAGAGCCAGGAGGCAAAGCTCAAGAAGATCCGGGCAATGAGAGGCCAGGTGGACTACAGCAAGGTCATCAATGGTAACCTGT CGGCAGAGATTGAGCAAGTCAGCAGCCTGTTCCAAGAGAAGCAAGCCGAGTTACAGTCTGCAGTGCTGAGGGTGGAGCAGCTCAGCCTGCAGCTGGAGGACCTGCGCAGGGGAAAGCTCAACGGCATACAGACCGCCCTGGGGGGGCAAGTAACCGGCGCTGCAGCCCTAGAACTCCGGAAACTCTACCAGGAGCTTCAG ATCCGGAACAAGTTGAACCAGGAGCAAAACAGCAAGCTGAAGCAACAAAAGGACCTTCTCAACAAACGCAACATGGAAGTGACGCTCATGGACAAGCGCATCAGTGAGCTGCGGGAACGCCTCTACAAGAAAAGAGCTGAGGCACGTCAAAAAGAAAACCTTCCC CTGAACAGAGCCAACGGGCCTCCCTCTCCCCAGCCTGCTCCTGGTACTCTGGGCCGTGTTGCTGCTGTCGGGCCGTACATCCAGGTGCCTGTACCGGGCCGGCAGGAAGGAGGCTACACCATACCACCAGATCCACTGAAGCCTCAGGCCCTGGGCGTTAATAACACAGCCAACCAAGGCCGCACCAAGTCAG ACGGTGTGCGAAAGCCTCCCGGCCCTTGGAAAGTGTCTGATTTAGACATCGTTGTGGACCCAGTACCCCCGTCCCTTCCAGAATTACAACCGGGCACCGGAGCCTCCACTGGCTCTGACGGCACGTCCC CTAATGATACTGGTTGGCCTACTTTAGGCAAGACCACCACATCTCTAAAGCCTCCTGAGAGACGAGACTCAGGGACTGATACCCAGGGCAAGAGCCCTCCCTCAGGCTCCCCCGTCACTCCAAGTGCAGAAAAG GTGCTAGACCCCAAAATGACTGTGTCCTCTCCTGCCATATCCAAGCCACAGCCGCCTCCCTATGGCTCCCACCTCACCTCTGCAAACTCGGCCAGCTCCTTGGATCGGCGCAAGGATGTACCTCCTCCTCGCCCGCTCCCGAACCCACCAGCACCTGCTTGGCCCCGCGTCCCTGCATCCACAGGCTCATCCTCGCAGCAGATCCAGCAGCGAATCTCAGTGCCGCCAAGTCCCACCTTTCAGCCTAATGCACCGCTTTTCCCTCCTGGGCTGAGTGAGCGGCTGGATCCCCCACCAGCTGTGGCAGTGCGCCCCTTCATCCCAGACCGAGGATCACGGCCTCAGTCGCCCCGAAAGGGCCCACCTACCATGAACTCCAGCTCCATCTATCACATGTACCTCCAGCAGGCAGCGCCAAAGAGCCAGCCACTCAAGCCTGCTCTCAAAGCAG TATATGGGAAGCCTGTTCTCCCCCCCAGCTCGACCCCCCCCTCGCCTCTGCCTTTCGCCCCGGCAGGAGGGGCCTTCCCATTGCTCCAAGGCCACCTCAGTGGTGAGGACACTTTGGACGGAGAATTTGATGATCACGAGTACTTCCAGCACCCAGAGCCGTTAGCGCCTCCTCCCAGTGTGGAGAACATCCCACGACCACTCAGCCCTACTAAGCTAACACCCATGGTACACTCCCCGCTGCGCTACCAAAGTGACATTGATCTTGAGGTGCTCCGCAAAAAACTGGCCAACGCTCCGAGACCGCTCAAGAAGCGCAGCTCCATCACAGAACCGGAGGGCCCCAGCGGACCCAACATCCAGAAACTGCTCTACCAGAGGTTCAACACTCTAGCAGGAGGCATAGAGGGAAATGGAGTCAGTGGATCAGGAAGTGGCAACGGTGCAGGTAATGGAACGCCATTTTATCAGCCAGCTAATCCTCCCGCATATCTGGGAGGCGACTCTGTGGCCGACACCGACAATGGCAACCTCCCCTCTGAGACGCcactaccaccaccaccagggGGACAGGAGCTGGGCTCTGAGGCTCCGCCTCCATCTACTGACGCTAATGACAATGAGCCGCTGCCCTCGCCACCAGAGCTGGATCCTGCTGAAGCAGAGGAAGCAGAGGAggacgacaacaacaacaacgtggGAAGCTCTGAGGCGTCGTTGCCCAGCCCCGTGCTGGAGGTGACCACTCCAGAAGAGAGCGGCAAAGTGGTCTCACAGGCCCTG GAGAAGCGCACAAACCTGAAGAAGCCAAACTCTGAGCGCACTGGCCACGGCTTCAGGGTGAAGTTCAACCCTCTGGCCCTGCTGCTGGATGCCTCATTGGAGGGAGAGTTTGACCTTGTCCAGAGGATCATCTATGAGGTATGTCACGACTGT gtGGAGAATCCTAGCACTGCCAATGACGAGGGCATCACACCCCTGCACAATGCAGTGTGCGCGGGACATCACCACATTGTCAAGTTCCTGCTGGATTTTGGTGTGAACGTCAATGCTGCAGACAGTGATGGATG GACTCCGCTTCACTGCGCCGCGTCCTGCAACAGTGTTCATCTCTGCAAGTTGTTGGTCGAGTCAGGGGCCGCCATCTTTGCCAGCACCATTAGTGATGTGGAGACTGCTGCAGATAAATGCGAGGAAATGGAAGAGGGCTACATCCAGTGCTCCCAGTTTCTATATG GTGTTCAGGAGAAGTTGGGTGTAATGAACAAGGGGACCGTGTATGCTCTGTGGGATTACAAAACTCAGAACCAGGACGAGCTGGCGTTCAGCGAGGGGGACGCCATCACTATTCTGCGACGACAGGACGACAGTGAAACAGAGTGGTGGTGGGCGCGACTCGAGGACAACGAGGGCTACGTGCCCCGCAACCTGCTGGGG ctctatcCTAGGATCAAGCCTCGTCAGCGCTCCCTGGCATAG
- the ppp1r13bb gene encoding protein phosphatase 1, regulatory subunit 13Bb isoform X12: MMKRFVTIVLRGLVSLSKENPIWAKEHHRPPKKEIRRKRRAARRAKTMGRRNLVRAMILTVYLSDGEQAVTEVPITPETTCRDVVEFCKEPGESGCHLAEVWRGNERAIPFEHMMYEHLQKWGPRKQEVKFFLRHEDSPTESSDQGSQQSQDQTSRRSGNTGEKHNENGVGNQRVELTLSELQEMATRQQQQIEAQQQMLVAKEQRLRYLKQQERRQQQNVSESEKLQRLKDRVESQEAKLKKIRAMRGQVDYSKVINGNLSAEIEQVSSLFQEKQAELQSAVLRVEQLSLQLEDLRRGKLNGIQTALGGQVTGAAALELRKLYQELQIRNKLNQEQNSKLKQQKDLLNKRNMEVTLMDKRISELRERLYKKRAEARQKENLPLNRANGPPSPQPAPGTLGRVAAVGPYIQVPVPGRQEGGYTIPPDPLKPQALGVNNTANQGRTKSANDTGWPTLGKTTTSLKPPERRDSGTDTQGKSPPSGSPVTPSAEKVLDPKMTVSSPAISKPQPPPYGSHLTSANSASSLDRRKDVPPPRPLPNPPAPAWPRVPASTGSSSQQIQQRISVPPSPTFQPNAPLFPPGLSERLDPPPAVAVRPFIPDRGSRPQSPRKGPPTMNSSSIYHMYLQQAAPKSQPLKPALKAVYGKPVLPPSSTPPSPLPFAPAGGAFPLLQGHLSGEDTLDGEFDDHEYFQHPEPLAPPPSVENIPRPLSPTKLTPMVHSPLRYQSDIDLEVLRKKLANAPRPLKKRSSITEPEGPSGPNIQKLLYQRFNTLAGGIEGNGVSGSGSGNGAGNGTPFYQPANPPAYLGGDSVADTDNGNLPSETPLPPPPGGQELGSEAPPPSTDANDNEPLPSPPELDPAEAEEAEEDDNNNNVGSSEASLPSPVLEVTTPEESGKVVSQALEKRTNLKKPNSERTGHGFRVKFNPLALLLDASLEGEFDLVQRIIYEVENPSTANDEGITPLHNAVCAGHHHIVKFLLDFGVNVNAADSDGWTPLHCAASCNSVHLCKLLVESGAAIFASTISDVETAADKCEEMEEGYIQCSQFLYGVQEKLGVMNKGTVYALWDYKTQNQDELAFSEGDAITILRRQDDSETEWWWARLEDNEGYVPRNLLGLYPRIKPRQRSLA; encoded by the exons ATGATGAAGAGGTTTGTGACTATAGTGTTACGCGGCCTTGTTAGCCTCTCCAAGGAAAACCCCATTTGGGCAAAGGAGCACCACCGGCCACCAAAGAAGGAGATCAGGAGGAAACGGCGGGCGGCCAGAAGAGCCAAGACCATGGGCAGACGCAACTTAGTGAGGGCG atgatattaacggTGTACCTCAGCGATGGGGAACAGGCTGTGACTGAGGTGCCCATCACCCCTGAGACGACGTGCCGCGATGTTGTCGAGTTCTGCAAGGAGCCCGGCGAGAGCGGCTGCCACCTGGCTGAGGTCTGGAGAGGCAACG AGCGAGCGATTCCCTTCGAGCACATGATGTATGAACATCTGCAGAAATGGGGGCCTCGGAAACAAGAAGTCAAGTTCTTCCTCCGGCATGAAGATTCGCCAACGGAGAGCAGTGATCAAG GGAGTCAGCAGTCTCAGGATCAGACGAGTCGCAGAAGTGgaaacactggagagaagcACAATGAGAACGGG gtgGGGAATCAGCGTGTGGAGCTCACGCTGTCAGAGCTGCAGGAGATGGCCAcgcggcagcagcagcaaatcGAGGCTCAGCAGCAGATGCTCGTCGCAAAG GAGCAACGTTTGCGTTACCTGAAGCAGCAGGAGCGGCGTCAGCAGCAAAACGTTTCAGAGAGCGAGAAGCTGCAGAGGCTGAAAGACCGCGTGGAGAGCCAGGAGGCAAAGCTCAAGAAGATCCGGGCAATGAGAGGCCAGGTGGACTACAGCAAGGTCATCAATGGTAACCTGT CGGCAGAGATTGAGCAAGTCAGCAGCCTGTTCCAAGAGAAGCAAGCCGAGTTACAGTCTGCAGTGCTGAGGGTGGAGCAGCTCAGCCTGCAGCTGGAGGACCTGCGCAGGGGAAAGCTCAACGGCATACAGACCGCCCTGGGGGGGCAAGTAACCGGCGCTGCAGCCCTAGAACTCCGGAAACTCTACCAGGAGCTTCAG ATCCGGAACAAGTTGAACCAGGAGCAAAACAGCAAGCTGAAGCAACAAAAGGACCTTCTCAACAAACGCAACATGGAAGTGACGCTCATGGACAAGCGCATCAGTGAGCTGCGGGAACGCCTCTACAAGAAAAGAGCTGAGGCACGTCAAAAAGAAAACCTTCCC CTGAACAGAGCCAACGGGCCTCCCTCTCCCCAGCCTGCTCCTGGTACTCTGGGCCGTGTTGCTGCTGTCGGGCCGTACATCCAGGTGCCTGTACCGGGCCGGCAGGAAGGAGGCTACACCATACCACCAGATCCACTGAAGCCTCAGGCCCTGGGCGTTAATAACACAGCCAACCAAGGCCGCACCAAGTCAG CTAATGATACTGGTTGGCCTACTTTAGGCAAGACCACCACATCTCTAAAGCCTCCTGAGAGACGAGACTCAGGGACTGATACCCAGGGCAAGAGCCCTCCCTCAGGCTCCCCCGTCACTCCAAGTGCAGAAAAG GTGCTAGACCCCAAAATGACTGTGTCCTCTCCTGCCATATCCAAGCCACAGCCGCCTCCCTATGGCTCCCACCTCACCTCTGCAAACTCGGCCAGCTCCTTGGATCGGCGCAAGGATGTACCTCCTCCTCGCCCGCTCCCGAACCCACCAGCACCTGCTTGGCCCCGCGTCCCTGCATCCACAGGCTCATCCTCGCAGCAGATCCAGCAGCGAATCTCAGTGCCGCCAAGTCCCACCTTTCAGCCTAATGCACCGCTTTTCCCTCCTGGGCTGAGTGAGCGGCTGGATCCCCCACCAGCTGTGGCAGTGCGCCCCTTCATCCCAGACCGAGGATCACGGCCTCAGTCGCCCCGAAAGGGCCCACCTACCATGAACTCCAGCTCCATCTATCACATGTACCTCCAGCAGGCAGCGCCAAAGAGCCAGCCACTCAAGCCTGCTCTCAAAGCAG TATATGGGAAGCCTGTTCTCCCCCCCAGCTCGACCCCCCCCTCGCCTCTGCCTTTCGCCCCGGCAGGAGGGGCCTTCCCATTGCTCCAAGGCCACCTCAGTGGTGAGGACACTTTGGACGGAGAATTTGATGATCACGAGTACTTCCAGCACCCAGAGCCGTTAGCGCCTCCTCCCAGTGTGGAGAACATCCCACGACCACTCAGCCCTACTAAGCTAACACCCATGGTACACTCCCCGCTGCGCTACCAAAGTGACATTGATCTTGAGGTGCTCCGCAAAAAACTGGCCAACGCTCCGAGACCGCTCAAGAAGCGCAGCTCCATCACAGAACCGGAGGGCCCCAGCGGACCCAACATCCAGAAACTGCTCTACCAGAGGTTCAACACTCTAGCAGGAGGCATAGAGGGAAATGGAGTCAGTGGATCAGGAAGTGGCAACGGTGCAGGTAATGGAACGCCATTTTATCAGCCAGCTAATCCTCCCGCATATCTGGGAGGCGACTCTGTGGCCGACACCGACAATGGCAACCTCCCCTCTGAGACGCcactaccaccaccaccagggGGACAGGAGCTGGGCTCTGAGGCTCCGCCTCCATCTACTGACGCTAATGACAATGAGCCGCTGCCCTCGCCACCAGAGCTGGATCCTGCTGAAGCAGAGGAAGCAGAGGAggacgacaacaacaacaacgtggGAAGCTCTGAGGCGTCGTTGCCCAGCCCCGTGCTGGAGGTGACCACTCCAGAAGAGAGCGGCAAAGTGGTCTCACAGGCCCTG GAGAAGCGCACAAACCTGAAGAAGCCAAACTCTGAGCGCACTGGCCACGGCTTCAGGGTGAAGTTCAACCCTCTGGCCCTGCTGCTGGATGCCTCATTGGAGGGAGAGTTTGACCTTGTCCAGAGGATCATCTATGAG gtGGAGAATCCTAGCACTGCCAATGACGAGGGCATCACACCCCTGCACAATGCAGTGTGCGCGGGACATCACCACATTGTCAAGTTCCTGCTGGATTTTGGTGTGAACGTCAATGCTGCAGACAGTGATGGATG GACTCCGCTTCACTGCGCCGCGTCCTGCAACAGTGTTCATCTCTGCAAGTTGTTGGTCGAGTCAGGGGCCGCCATCTTTGCCAGCACCATTAGTGATGTGGAGACTGCTGCAGATAAATGCGAGGAAATGGAAGAGGGCTACATCCAGTGCTCCCAGTTTCTATATG GTGTTCAGGAGAAGTTGGGTGTAATGAACAAGGGGACCGTGTATGCTCTGTGGGATTACAAAACTCAGAACCAGGACGAGCTGGCGTTCAGCGAGGGGGACGCCATCACTATTCTGCGACGACAGGACGACAGTGAAACAGAGTGGTGGTGGGCGCGACTCGAGGACAACGAGGGCTACGTGCCCCGCAACCTGCTGGGG ctctatcCTAGGATCAAGCCTCGTCAGCGCTCCCTGGCATAG
- the ppp1r13bb gene encoding protein phosphatase 1, regulatory subunit 13Bb isoform X6 translates to MMKRFVTIVLRGLVSLSKENPIWAKEHHRPPKKEIRRKRRAARRAKTMGRRNLVRAMILTVYLSDGEQAVTEVPITPETTCRDVVEFCKEPGESGCHLAEVWRGNERAIPFEHMMYEHLQKWGPRKQEVKFFLRHEDSPTESSDQGSQQSQDQTSRRSGNTGEKHNENGVGNQRVELTLSELQEMATRQQQQIEAQQQMLVAKEQRLRYLKQQERRQQQNVSESEKLQRLKDRVESQEAKLKKIRAMRGQVDYSKVINGNLSAEIEQVSSLFQEKQAELQSAVLRVEQLSLQLEDLRRGKLNGIQTALGGQVTGAAALELRKLYQELQIRNKLNQEQNSKLKQQKDLLNKRNMEVTLMDKRISELRERLYKKRAEARQKENLPLNRANGPPSPQPAPGTLGRVAAVGPYIQVPVPGRQEGGYTIPPDPLKPQALGVNNTANQGRTKSANDTGWPTLGKTTTSLKPPERRDSGTDTQGKSPPSGSPVTPSAEKVLDPKMTVSSPAISKPQPPPYGSHLTSANSASSLDRRKDVPPPRPLPNPPAPAWPRVPASTGSSSQQIQQRISVPPSPTFQPNAPLFPPGLSERLDPPPAVAVRPFIPDRGSRPQSPRKGPPTMNSSSIYHMYLQQAAPKSQPLKPALKAVYGKPVLPPSSTPPSPLPFAPAGGAFPLLQGHLSGEDTLDGEFDDHEYFQHPEPLAPPPSVENIPRPLSPTKLTPMVHSPLRYQSDIDLEVLRKKLANAPRPLKKRSSITEPEGPSGPNIQKLLYQRFNTLAGGIEGNGVSGSGSGNGAGNGTPFYQPANPPAYLGGDSVADTDNGNLPSETPLPPPPGGQELGSEAPPPSTDANDNEPLPSPPELDPAEAEEAEEDDNNNNVGSSEASLPSPVLEVTTPEESGKVVSQALEKRTNLKKPNSERTGHGFRVKFNPLALLLDASLEGEFDLVQRIIYEVCHDCVENPSTANDEGITPLHNAVCAGHHHIVKFLLDFGVNVNAADSDGWTPLHCAASCNSVHLCKLLVESGAAIFASTISDVETAADKCEEMEEGYIQCSQFLYGVQEKLGVMNKGTVYALWDYKTQNQDELAFSEGDAITILRRQDDSETEWWWARLEDNEGYVPRNLLGLYPRIKPRQRSLA, encoded by the exons ATGATGAAGAGGTTTGTGACTATAGTGTTACGCGGCCTTGTTAGCCTCTCCAAGGAAAACCCCATTTGGGCAAAGGAGCACCACCGGCCACCAAAGAAGGAGATCAGGAGGAAACGGCGGGCGGCCAGAAGAGCCAAGACCATGGGCAGACGCAACTTAGTGAGGGCG atgatattaacggTGTACCTCAGCGATGGGGAACAGGCTGTGACTGAGGTGCCCATCACCCCTGAGACGACGTGCCGCGATGTTGTCGAGTTCTGCAAGGAGCCCGGCGAGAGCGGCTGCCACCTGGCTGAGGTCTGGAGAGGCAACG AGCGAGCGATTCCCTTCGAGCACATGATGTATGAACATCTGCAGAAATGGGGGCCTCGGAAACAAGAAGTCAAGTTCTTCCTCCGGCATGAAGATTCGCCAACGGAGAGCAGTGATCAAG GGAGTCAGCAGTCTCAGGATCAGACGAGTCGCAGAAGTGgaaacactggagagaagcACAATGAGAACGGG gtgGGGAATCAGCGTGTGGAGCTCACGCTGTCAGAGCTGCAGGAGATGGCCAcgcggcagcagcagcaaatcGAGGCTCAGCAGCAGATGCTCGTCGCAAAG GAGCAACGTTTGCGTTACCTGAAGCAGCAGGAGCGGCGTCAGCAGCAAAACGTTTCAGAGAGCGAGAAGCTGCAGAGGCTGAAAGACCGCGTGGAGAGCCAGGAGGCAAAGCTCAAGAAGATCCGGGCAATGAGAGGCCAGGTGGACTACAGCAAGGTCATCAATGGTAACCTGT CGGCAGAGATTGAGCAAGTCAGCAGCCTGTTCCAAGAGAAGCAAGCCGAGTTACAGTCTGCAGTGCTGAGGGTGGAGCAGCTCAGCCTGCAGCTGGAGGACCTGCGCAGGGGAAAGCTCAACGGCATACAGACCGCCCTGGGGGGGCAAGTAACCGGCGCTGCAGCCCTAGAACTCCGGAAACTCTACCAGGAGCTTCAG ATCCGGAACAAGTTGAACCAGGAGCAAAACAGCAAGCTGAAGCAACAAAAGGACCTTCTCAACAAACGCAACATGGAAGTGACGCTCATGGACAAGCGCATCAGTGAGCTGCGGGAACGCCTCTACAAGAAAAGAGCTGAGGCACGTCAAAAAGAAAACCTTCCC CTGAACAGAGCCAACGGGCCTCCCTCTCCCCAGCCTGCTCCTGGTACTCTGGGCCGTGTTGCTGCTGTCGGGCCGTACATCCAGGTGCCTGTACCGGGCCGGCAGGAAGGAGGCTACACCATACCACCAGATCCACTGAAGCCTCAGGCCCTGGGCGTTAATAACACAGCCAACCAAGGCCGCACCAAGTCAG CTAATGATACTGGTTGGCCTACTTTAGGCAAGACCACCACATCTCTAAAGCCTCCTGAGAGACGAGACTCAGGGACTGATACCCAGGGCAAGAGCCCTCCCTCAGGCTCCCCCGTCACTCCAAGTGCAGAAAAG GTGCTAGACCCCAAAATGACTGTGTCCTCTCCTGCCATATCCAAGCCACAGCCGCCTCCCTATGGCTCCCACCTCACCTCTGCAAACTCGGCCAGCTCCTTGGATCGGCGCAAGGATGTACCTCCTCCTCGCCCGCTCCCGAACCCACCAGCACCTGCTTGGCCCCGCGTCCCTGCATCCACAGGCTCATCCTCGCAGCAGATCCAGCAGCGAATCTCAGTGCCGCCAAGTCCCACCTTTCAGCCTAATGCACCGCTTTTCCCTCCTGGGCTGAGTGAGCGGCTGGATCCCCCACCAGCTGTGGCAGTGCGCCCCTTCATCCCAGACCGAGGATCACGGCCTCAGTCGCCCCGAAAGGGCCCACCTACCATGAACTCCAGCTCCATCTATCACATGTACCTCCAGCAGGCAGCGCCAAAGAGCCAGCCACTCAAGCCTGCTCTCAAAGCAG TATATGGGAAGCCTGTTCTCCCCCCCAGCTCGACCCCCCCCTCGCCTCTGCCTTTCGCCCCGGCAGGAGGGGCCTTCCCATTGCTCCAAGGCCACCTCAGTGGTGAGGACACTTTGGACGGAGAATTTGATGATCACGAGTACTTCCAGCACCCAGAGCCGTTAGCGCCTCCTCCCAGTGTGGAGAACATCCCACGACCACTCAGCCCTACTAAGCTAACACCCATGGTACACTCCCCGCTGCGCTACCAAAGTGACATTGATCTTGAGGTGCTCCGCAAAAAACTGGCCAACGCTCCGAGACCGCTCAAGAAGCGCAGCTCCATCACAGAACCGGAGGGCCCCAGCGGACCCAACATCCAGAAACTGCTCTACCAGAGGTTCAACACTCTAGCAGGAGGCATAGAGGGAAATGGAGTCAGTGGATCAGGAAGTGGCAACGGTGCAGGTAATGGAACGCCATTTTATCAGCCAGCTAATCCTCCCGCATATCTGGGAGGCGACTCTGTGGCCGACACCGACAATGGCAACCTCCCCTCTGAGACGCcactaccaccaccaccagggGGACAGGAGCTGGGCTCTGAGGCTCCGCCTCCATCTACTGACGCTAATGACAATGAGCCGCTGCCCTCGCCACCAGAGCTGGATCCTGCTGAAGCAGAGGAAGCAGAGGAggacgacaacaacaacaacgtggGAAGCTCTGAGGCGTCGTTGCCCAGCCCCGTGCTGGAGGTGACCACTCCAGAAGAGAGCGGCAAAGTGGTCTCACAGGCCCTG GAGAAGCGCACAAACCTGAAGAAGCCAAACTCTGAGCGCACTGGCCACGGCTTCAGGGTGAAGTTCAACCCTCTGGCCCTGCTGCTGGATGCCTCATTGGAGGGAGAGTTTGACCTTGTCCAGAGGATCATCTATGAGGTATGTCACGACTGT gtGGAGAATCCTAGCACTGCCAATGACGAGGGCATCACACCCCTGCACAATGCAGTGTGCGCGGGACATCACCACATTGTCAAGTTCCTGCTGGATTTTGGTGTGAACGTCAATGCTGCAGACAGTGATGGATG GACTCCGCTTCACTGCGCCGCGTCCTGCAACAGTGTTCATCTCTGCAAGTTGTTGGTCGAGTCAGGGGCCGCCATCTTTGCCAGCACCATTAGTGATGTGGAGACTGCTGCAGATAAATGCGAGGAAATGGAAGAGGGCTACATCCAGTGCTCCCAGTTTCTATATG GTGTTCAGGAGAAGTTGGGTGTAATGAACAAGGGGACCGTGTATGCTCTGTGGGATTACAAAACTCAGAACCAGGACGAGCTGGCGTTCAGCGAGGGGGACGCCATCACTATTCTGCGACGACAGGACGACAGTGAAACAGAGTGGTGGTGGGCGCGACTCGAGGACAACGAGGGCTACGTGCCCCGCAACCTGCTGGGG ctctatcCTAGGATCAAGCCTCGTCAGCGCTCCCTGGCATAG